The segment CTCTTGGGAATCGATTAGCAGAGGCTCGGACGCTTTATTTATAACATTAAACCTGGATGTTCAGGATGGAGAGAAAAAAGAATATAGACTTACGGTAAATCAATTATCAGAGGTTTTGTTTACTACCACGATGGATACTTCTGTTGCTAATGTAAGCGACAATAAAGCCACGTTAGAGTTTCTGCTCGTAGATAACGCTGGAAATGTCAGTACTTATTCAATGAAGGGAATAGAGTTTAGAAGAAAGAAGCCTAAAGATCCTATTTTTAATTTGAGAAATCCAAACAATGAAAGCATAATGTATACCAATACCTTGAACGTAAGCGTTAACTGTAGTTATTCAGAGTACTTGACTCTTTCGTGGAATATTACATTTAATGTAGAGACTAGACCAAGCGAAAACGATTCTTTATTGTGGGGGACCTACCCAAGTACATTTGTTATTCCTTCTTCTTCACAAGGATTAAAGACCGTCTATCTTTGGGCTAAGAACGACTCAGGCACAAACTTAAACGCAGTCAGCGCAAGCATAGTGTATGACAATATTCCGCCAACATGCTCTCTTGAGAAAAATGATACATGGCCAACAGTTAGCTATGGTGAGTATAATTTTATCTTAAATGTTTCCGATCATTTGGCTCAAGCACCAACAGCATCTATAGTTTTTTCAGAATTAGAAAACAAGACAGGCACTTTCAGTGTTAGACAAATAGATGGCTTGAGATATTCATTAGGATATAGCTTTACGGAGACGAGCGTTAATGGAATTATTACTTTGGATATAGAGATGGTTGACCGTGCAGGCAATACTTCTTCTGTGATTAGTGGTTGGAGTACCTTGAATTTGCAAATGAATTATCCTCCAACGCCTAGTATTAGGTTTTCACAGATTGATGATCCTAGAAGAATCCAGTACATTAATACAACCAATATTGAGCTTTTGAGCTGGATAGCAGTGTCAGCTGAAAACGATACAATCACTCAGTATTTAATAACCTATAACAACAACTTAAGACCACGTTCAAATTATGGTGGATGGAGGGGCGTTAGTTCATCTGTGCAGTCTACAGATGATATTTATGGAGATGGTGTTATTTCAACATGGAACATTAAGAGACTTACTGTAGATTATTCAGAGGTTGTTAATAAATATGGTTTGAATGGTCAGAGATTTTTAACTACTGACATTTATGTTTGGGTCAGGGATGAAAAAGGTAATGTTTCTGAAAAGGCTGCAATGCAAAGCTTGACGATAGATATTGATGTGCCAGTTGACACTATTAGCTTCAACTATCTTGATGATACTTCCCCACAAAGAATAACTTTTAACATTTTTATAGATGAAGCAGTAACTATCAACAAGTATTGGATAGAATTTGCTTATGACTCAGCGGAAGCATCAAAGAATCTAACAACAGATGTAAGTATACGAAATTTCATTTTAACAGTGGATTTGACCAGCGAAGAAAAGTCTCTTCATCCTGTGTTGCGAAGACAGCTTGTAGATTTGGCTGGAAATACACTTAATGCAACAACTGAGCTGCAGCCTAAGCTTTATGTTATAACAATCAATATGTCTACCAACACAGCAAACAGGAGAGATGAAATGTTGCGTTTATTAGATATAAATATTTCTCCTTCAACTGTTATTACTTTAGATAGTTTTACTATGGAGAAAGTTGGAGATAATCAAAACAAGTCAGTGGAACAATTATATTTGAAATTAAATGGACAGCGACTAGCTACTGCAAACTTTGTAGCTGGAACAGAAAACATTCGTTTCTTGTTCAATCCAATAAACATTACCGCTAATTCTGTCCTTTCTATTTATGGAGATATTCTTTCTTCTGCTTTAGAGCCTTTTGCTTTTCGAGTAACTACTGCTTCCTTTGCTTTAGATGTTTACAATAAGGTTTCTTCGAATATTCTGACACATACAACCAACTATTATGTTATTGGTAATGGTTGGAATGTGTTACACGTTTATAGAGAGTCAAATATAAAAACTACTCCAAACATAGTTTATCCAAATGATAAGGATGTTGTTTTGTTTAAGTTTGAAATGAATACATATCCATACAATGTAGCGTTGAATAAAATTGTTTTTAATAGGCACGAAGGCAATGATTTATTATCTGTAGAAAGTTTAGAAAATGTTAGATTGTATTATGAGAGTGATGAAGCTGTTATGAATGAAGTTTTTGACCCTGGAGACTCTCGTTGGTTGGAGCTTGTATTGGGAAAAATTGATAAAGGCCAGCAAACAATAACTTTTCAAGATTTTAGTAAAGTAATTTCAAGTAAGAAAATTAGGATATTTGTTGTTGCAGACATCAGTATTGATGCGTTATCTGGTAAAAACATTGCGTTAGAGTTTAGGACTACTGCTAACTTTGACGTTGGTGCTTTAAGTTTGATTAATGAAAGTACGCTGCCTTTGTGTTCTGATACTACACAGATGGGAAGCTACAGACAAAGAATGAAGATGACTTACGCTCCATTTCAGAGAGGGGAAGTTCATCAAGGCGCGAGCATTAAGTTTGGTGAATTAATAATTAGCAACGATTATTATAGTACACCTTTATCTCAAATTAATTTAAGGGTTTCATATAATAACATTGATTCGCTTGGGTCTTCACCATTTGTCGTTTCGTTTAATAATCAAAGAATGTCTAACCTTAATACTTTGACTAAAATAAATGGGGATTATGACGCTCTTGAAGTTCCGTTTCCTGGTTCCCAATATTTGATTGAGGGCTTTCCCCATATTATGGGATTAGGTGTAGATATTGCCAATGATGCTATTACTGGTTCTATGAGCATTAAGCTTTACCCTTCAGACTTGAAAGAATTGGTTGCTCCAGCAATTATCTTAAATACAGAAAACTTAACCATGGCAGAGATTATAGTTGTTGATAAGAGTCAGCCGATTATCTCTGGTGCTAAGGTTTTTGATTTTGTTAATAGGCCCGATTTGGTTACTTTTGATTTGGATTGTTCTGTTAATGACAATCAAACTAGTATTAATTCTGTTCAGGTTGCTCTTTTTCGCCTAGTTGCTGGTACTGAAGAGAACATAGGGACTAGTTATATTTCATTAAATAAGAATGCTAAAAACAATAAATTCGAACTAAGAAACATTACTCTTGATAGGAGAGATATAAGCAATTTATCATTACTACATGGATATCAATATTTAATTAAGTTGAGAGCGAAAAGTAGCAAGGGAGAAGCAATTTTTACTTCTAGTGAGTTAGTTTTAACTTTTAATATTGATCTTACACCACCAATGTTTGAAAATGCAGGACTATTATTACATCAGGTGGATGATCCAGAAGCCACGTCTGATACTCATAGGTTAAGTTGGTCTCCTGCTTATGATCCAGAATCAACGGTTAGATATTATACAATTGAGTACCAAAGAGGTACTTCTCAAAAATGGAACCATGAAGCAACCATCAATGCAACTAGTTATACGATAGCAAACAGAGACAAGGACTTAAGATATCGATATAGAGTTAACGCAGTTAATGGAGCTAGGTTAAACTCAAATTGGATAACTTCTGAATATTCAACTGTAGCTAAACCAAAAGATAGCATATACAATGTTTCTTTTTATCCAAACCCTGTAAATGCAATTGCCAATGAAAAAGGAACTTTTTATTATGAACTAAAAGAAGATTCCAATGTTTCTTTGAAGATTTATGACGCTTTAGGGCACTTTGTTAGGGAAATGAATTATAGGGCAGGAGCAAGTGGAGGACAAAGCTCTCAGCCTAATAAAGTAGAATGGGATGCAACCGACTCAGCTGGCAGAAAAGTTTCCAAAGGTGGTTATTTTGTTGTAATTAATTCGGTCTCTGAGAGCACGGGGCTTGAAGGTAATGTGAGACTTATGGTAGGGGTAATCCATTAGTGTTATAATTTAATGATGAATATTTTTCTAATTATACTTTTTATTTATTATCTTTTAATATTATTTATTGCTTGGTATTTTAAGGATATTGACGCAGTATTTAAGGGTGACCCTGCTGCTAAGAATATTCTAGAAGTATTGCTTTATCCAAGCATCTACGCGGTTGCTAATTATCGAATATTTCATTTAATGTTTGTTTTGAAGATACCATTTTTGCCTAGAATCATGTCACAGCTAGTTAGGTTTTTTACCTTTATTGAAATACACCCAGGAGCAAAAATAGGCAAATCTTTTTTTATAGATCATGGTGATAGTGTTGTAATAGGTGAGACAGCAGTAATAGGGAATAATGTAATTATTTATCATCAGGTTACCCTTGGTGGAACAGGGAAGGACCATGGAAAAAGACACCCCACAATTAAAGATAATGTCATTGTGGGCGCAGGGGCTAAAATATTGGGTAATATTACAATAGGGGAAAATTGTAAAATTGGGGCAGGGTCTGTTGTGCTAAAAGATGTTCCTGCTTATTCTACAGTAGTCGGTAATCCCGCCAGAGTTGTTAAGGTCAAGGATGGGGCGGTTCATTCTGCCTTTGATTTAGGTAATGTTCCTGACCCTCTGAAGGATGAATATGTTAAAATGGAAAAGAAAATTAGAAGTATTACTAAGGAATTGAATGATTTGAGAGAAGAAATAAAGAAAACAATTAATAAATGATAAAGATAAGTTTATAATAGAGAGTGTGATGGCAGAAATTAAAGTTAAATTAGCGGAGATGAGATTTTCCAATAAACCAGATGATAGCATTGTTGCGCATGGGTTAGGCGCTTGTGTTGCTTTGGCAATCTATGATTCAACAACTTATTTAGGAGGATTGATTCATATTGTAATGCCATCTAGTGATGTTCAGTCGAAAAATGAGTATCCTATTAGGTTTGCTGACACAGGTATTCCTCTTTTCTTGAAAGAGTTTATGCAACAAGGTGGTAATTTTGCTGCCTGTAAGATAGTAATTTCTGGAGGGGCTAGTATGCCTTCCAATAGCATGTTTAATATCGGCGATCAGAATGTTGTTGCAGTAAAAAAGGCGTTGTCTAAGTTTAATCTGAGCGTATCGTCTGAAGATGTGGGTGGAAACAACGGAAGAACGTTAAACATTAATATTAAAAAAGGTATTATTACATCAAAAGTATTTGGCTGTCCGGAGAGAGTATTGTAGGTATGAGAGTAAGAGTATATTATTAATAATAGAAAACGGAGAACATAATGGTAGAAAAAGACAATGTATTATATTTTAGAATAGTCAACAAGATTACAGAGCTGATGCCTCTTTCAGGGACCATTCAGAAAATAATAGATCTTACCAGAAATCCTGACACTCAGCTAAAAAAAATATCTGACGCACTTGAGTCGGACGAGGCAATGGCCTCTAAGGTGCTTAAATTGGCTAATTCTTCTTTTTATGGATTCTCTAAACAAGTTAAGACTATATCTCACGCTGTGGTCTGTTTGGGTTTTAATACCATTAAGCAGATGTCCTTAACTGCTCATAGTTTTTCTGTTTTAGATCAGAAGCTAGATGGATATTATTTGGACAAGGGTTCAATGTTTCAGCATAGTTTTGGTACCGCCTTAGCCTCGAGATTATTGGCAACAAAGATGTTTTATCCAAATGCTGAGGAAGTTTATTTAATGGGACTACTTCATGATGTAGGGAAGGTTATTCTGAATCAGTATGCCGCAGAAGAATTTAAAAAAGTTGTAGAGTTATACAATCAAGGTGGAATAGCTTTTTATGAAGCTGAAAGACAAATATTGGGATTTGATCATGGCGAAATAGGCGCTGCTGTTTGCAAAAAATGGAATTTATCAGATGATATAGTGGATACAATTCGTTGTCACCATAGTCCGGAGGAGGCTTCTAGCTCAAATTTATCAGTGCACATGGTACACATAGCTAATATTATTGTGACTATTATGGGTATTGGAATAGGAGCTGGAGGGATAGATCAAAAAATATCAGAGAAATCATTAGCTGCACTAAATTTAAAAGAAGAAGATATTTCTATGCTAATGATGAGCATTATGGATGAGCTCGAAAACGACGAGACTTTGTCTTCTTTCCGAAACAAAGAATAGGGTAGGTGAAGTAGAAAATGTCTGGGGGGAACATTTTAACGCAGGAAGAGTTAGACGCTCTTCTTAATGGCGACCCTAACGAAAAGAATGGGTTTTCAAATGGTAAAGCCACTTTAGGTGAAGTTAGGTCTTATGATTTCATGGTTCCCAATAAGTTTTCTAAAGAGCTACTGAGGTCCTTAAAAGCTATTCACGACAACATGTCTAGAATGGTTTCTGCTTCTATTTCTGTTTTTCTTAGACAAGACATTAAGATTTATTTGAACTACTTAGAGCAAAGAACATATCAAGAGTATATAGAAGAGGCCAGTGAGGGCGTCTTGTATTATGTTGTTTCCTTTATTGATGATAAGGCGATAGTTGGGCTTGATGCTAACGTTGCCTTGCTTTTGGTGGAGAAGTTACTAGGGGGTAAAGGGGCTAAAACAGGCATCAACAGAAACGAGCCAACTGAAATAGAATCAAAAGTTATCTCTAACTTATTGGATCAGATTTTTTCTTTGCAGAAGGAAAGTTGGGGAAGAGTAATGCCGGAAGTCCCAAGAATAATTAAACAAGACAATCATCCAAAACTTATACATATTTGCCAACCTAATGATGCGGTATTAAGCATGAGGTTTGAAATTATAATAGGTGATGAGATTGGGAACATAACGTATTGCATTCCTTTCAATGCAATAGAGAATGTGTTACCTCAATTTACAACTGAGGACACTATGGATAGTAGGTTAAAGAAAGGCGAGAAAAAAACTCAAGAGATAATTAAGAATATTCACGATGCAGTTGTTCCTTTAACGTCAATATTAGGGAGGACAGAGATTACTGTTGCAGATGTTTTGTCGCTCAGACAAGGCGATATAATTGACTTCTGTATTAGTAGTACGTCCCCCGTTGTCATTAATGTTGGTGAATTTAAAAAATTTAGTGGTGAACTTGGAATATCAAATAAAAAATATGCAATTAAAATTACCCAAGTTCATTTTTAATAGTCAATGAATATGGAATAATGCTTTTAGCTTTTCCAGTTTTTTCAATAATAATTTCAACATAATTTAATATAGAGAAATCATCTTTTTTAGGCGGAGCAAATCTCTCAGGCATAGAGGTTAGAAACCTTCTTAGAACAGGCTCTGGTTTCATTCCAATTATACTATTTTTGGCACCAATCATGCCGACATCTGTTATGTACGCTGTGTGTTCATTAATGATTTCAGCATCATTCGTTTGTACATGGGTATGTGTTCCAACAATGGCAGAGACTTTGTTTTGAAAGTGATAGGCAAATGCTTTTTTTTCAGAGGTTGCTTCTGCATGTATGTCTATTAAAATAATATCACTATTAATATTTTCTAGAAACTTTTCTGTTGTATGAAAAGGGCTGTCGATAGGTGGCAGGAATACTTGACCTAAGACATTAAGAATTGTAATTGTTATTCCTTGGATAGTAGTTGAATAGCTACTATTGCCCGGTACGCTGTTTGGGTAGTTGAGTGGTCTGATCAGGTGAGTGTATTCTTCCATTTGTTCAATAATATCTTTATTATCAAACACGTGATTACCAGAGGTGATACAGTCAACTCCGCTATCAAGCAGTTGATGGTAGATGTGAGGAGTTATTCCTTTTCCATTGGCTAGATTCTCACCGTTAACGATGATGAGGTCAGGCTGGTGGTCCTTTTTAAGGGAAGGAAGCTTCTTATAAAAAGCTTCCCTTCCAATTTCTCCAACAATATCACCAAAGAAAAGTATTTTAATCATTAGGTCGCTATTTCTTGTACTCTTGTTTCCCTAATAACCGTTACTTTAATTGTTCCTGGGTATTCTAATTCGTTTTCAATTTTTTTAACAATATCTCTCGCAAGTTTTGGTGTGAGCTTGTCATTGACGATGTCAGGCTTCACCATTACTCTTATTTCCCTGCCAGACTGAATAGCAAACGCTTTTTCAACACCAGTGAATGATGTTGCAAGTGTTTCTAAATTCTCAAGCCTTTTAACGTAAGCTTCTATGGATTCTCTTCTTGCTCCGGGTCTTGATGCAGAGATTGCATCAGCAGCTGCGACCAGAATAGCTTCAATCGTTTGTGGCTTCACTTCTTCATGGTGAGCAAGAATGGCATGGACTACTTCGTCATTTTCCCCATGTTTCTTTGCAAATTCAGCACCAAGTAGGGCATGTGTTCCTTCTTTTTCAAAGTCAAAAGACTTGCCTAGGTCATGAAGAAGACCTGCTCTTCTCGCTAATCTGACATTTACTCCTAATTCTTGTGCCATTAATGAGGCCAAATGTGCAACCTCTATACTATGTTGCATTACATTTTGACCATAACTGGTTCTGTAGTTCAGTCTGCCTAACAGGTAAATTATTTCTTGAGAAAGATTTTGTACATCAGCCTCAATAGCTGTTTTTTCTCCAAGGTCCATAATTGTGATTTCTAGGTCTTTTTTTGCTTGGTTGTATAGTTCTTCGATTCTGCTTGGATGAATCCTTCCATCAGAAACAAGCTTCGTTAGTGTGATTCTAGCTATTTCTCTTCTAATAGGGTCAAAGCCGGAAAGCACAACTGCTTCAGGTGTATCATCTATGATTAAATCAATACCTGTCATTGTTTCAAATGCTCGAATATTTCTTCCTTCTCGTCCAATAATTCTGCCTTTCATGTCATCTCCAGGTAGAGCAACAACAGAAGTTGTAACTTCTACGACGTTATCGACAGCGCATCTTTGGATGGCAGTTGCGATAATTTCTCTAGATTTTTTGAGAGCAGTTTTTTGAGCTAGTTCTTCCGTTTCCTTAATCATTTTTGAAGCTTCGTACTTAATCTCTCTTTCCATATTGTCTAGTAAAAGTTTTTTAGCTTCATCCTTGCTGAGCTTAGAAATACTCTCTAGGACAACAGATTGTTCTTGATAGAGCTTATCAATTTCTTCGTCTCTTTTGGCAAGAGTTTCTTCTTTCTTTTTGTTTTCGTTTGTTAACAGGTCTAAGTTAGCTTCCTTTTTGTCGAGATTTTCTTCTTTTTGAATTAACCTGTTTTCAACTGTCAGAAACTTGTCTCTTTCTTTTCTTATTTCATCTTCCAGTTCATTCTTTTTTTGCATGAACTCTTCTTTTGCTTCAAGAATAGCTTCTCTTTTTATGTCTTCCGCTTTCCTCTCCGCTTCTTTCATTATTTTTCCTGCTAGTTGTTTAGCTTCTTTTTCTCGGTTAAGTATAGAGTTGTCTTTAATAAACAACACGTATGCCGCTACCAAAAGTATAGCAATGATGACTATTAATACTATTGTTAACATTTTTTTTCCTTTCTTTTTGTCAGTTTTTTATTTTCCGCTCGCTAGTTTGGCTAGTACCTGTTCTTCAAGTGTTTTAAGAATTTCAGGATGACTCTCCAAGTATATTTGAGCATTATCTCTTCCCTGTCCAATCTTTTCTTCTTTGTAGCTAAACCATGCTCCATATTTTTCTATGAAGTTGTACTCTACAGATAAATCAAGAATTTCACCTATTTTTGAAATACCTTTGCCGTAGATTATTTCGAAAATAGCTTCTTTGAACGGAGGAGCAACTTTATTTTTGGCAACCTTTACTTTTGTGAGAGTGCCAACAATAGTGTCTCCCTTTTTGATGCTTTCTCGTTTTCTAACATCTAGCCTGATAGATGAGTAGAATTTTAAAGCATTTCCTCCGGTTGTGACTTCCGGATTTCCAAACATTACCCCAACCTTTTCTCTTAACTGGTTGACGAAAATAACGATGCAAGAAGATTTGCTGACAATGGCTGTCAGTTTTCTTAGTGCTTGAGACATTAGTCTAGCTTGAAGCCCTACGTGTCTATCACCCATTTCACCGTTTAATTCATCTTTTGGTACAAGGGCAGCAACTGAGTCTATAACAATGACGTCAATAGACCCACTTTTAACTAGAGTTTCAACTATGTCTAGTGCTTGTTCTCCCCAGTCAGGTTGTGATATAAGAAGTTCCTGAGTATTTACTCCAATGTTTTTTGCATAGACAGGATCAAGTGCATGTTCTGCATCAATAAAGGCACACACTCCACCTTTTTTTTGCGCTTCAGCAATAATATGTAAAGAAACCGTTGTTTTTCCTGAGCTTTCTGGGCCATAAATTTCTACTATTCTTCCTTTTGGTATGCCACCTACACCTAATGCAAAGTCTAATTTGATAGACCCTGTGGAAATAGATTCAATATTCAGATTTAGTTTATCTCCCATTTTCATAATGGACCCTTTTCCGAATTCTTTTTCTATTTCTTGGATAGCAAGTTCAAGGTTTTTGTTTGTTTTGTCAGCCATTTTTACCTCCCTTTTTTTTGTTCGTAAGCAAATATTTGAGGATTTCTAGAACAGAGAAAGTCGTTTGTTTGATTATATCCATTCTTTCGCCTTCAAATTGATGTTTTTGCGTTAATTGTTCCTCGTTAACAATAACAGAGGTAAAAACTGTTCCAACTGGTTCTTCTCCAGTTCTGGGTCCAGCAAAACCTGTTGTTGCTACGCTAATGTTCGAGCCAAATTTTCTTTTGATTCCTATGGCCATTTCAGCCGCAACCTGTGAACTGACAGGTCCATAATTTTTTATAGTCTTTGGTTCTACAAGGCATTCTTGTACTTTTAATAAATTAGAGTAAGCAATAACGCCACCAAGGTAAACCCTAGATGCGCCAGGAATTTTTGTAAAAGAAGTTGCTATATCTCCGCCAGTTATGGATTCAGCAGAGGTTAATGTTTGGTTTTGCTCAACAAGCAAGTCGAATACTTTATATGGAAGCATGTTAAGGTCGTTTAGCTCTTTGCTGGTAAGTACATTGTTAAAGTTAACCATTTAAAACCTCTTTGTTTTTAAGAAAATAATTAACTCCAGAAAGGATAGTTACTAAAACTGTTAGAAGTAGCAGTAAAGTGTAACCTGGGAAGTCCATTATTAAAAAGCAAATCAAGGTAAACTGTAAAACAGTTTTGAATTTTCCATAAATATCAGCTTTGATGACTATATTTTTTAATGCTGCAACGGAGCGGAGCCCCAAGACTGCATATTCTCTAAAGATTATTATGGCAGTCCAATAAAATTCAATTTTCCCATATTGGGTGAAAAACAAAAGCACAGTTGTTACTAAGATTTTGTCAGCCAGGGGATCAAGTAATTTACCAAGGTCGCTAATTTGGTTGTGTTTTCTGGCAATATATCCATCCAGAAAATCAGAAAAAGCGATAATAAGAAAAAAGCATAAAGATATTATTTGATGATTTGGAATCTTGGTTGAGAGCAAAAGGATTACCAAGAAGGGAATTGAGGCTATTCTGAAAAGGGTTATTTTATTAGCTAGCGTCAAGTCAGCTCGCCGATCAAATCATATTGAAGGGCTTTTTTTATTTTAACTGTTTTAAATTGGCCGATGTCTTTTGGTTGAATATTTTCAATGAATACAAATCCGTCTATCTCGGGTGCATCAAAATATCTTCTACCGCCATTCATGTTGTCTACCAATATTTCCAGTTCTTGCCCTATGTAACTTTTGTTGAGTTTTTTGCTTATACTTTTCTGTGTTTTTATGATCATTTTAGCTCTTTTTTCTTTTGTCTGTTCTTCTAACTTTCCCTTCAGTTTAAAAGAAACAGTGTTTTTTTGATCAGAATAAGCAAAAACACCAAGGTGATCAAACTTTGTTTGATCTATAAAGGAATTTAATTCAGCAAAATCATTTTCGTCTTCACCGGGAAAACCAACTATGACAGTTGTTCTTAATTTTGCTTCTGGTAATTCTTTTCTAATAAGATTTATCACGTCAATAATCCTTTGTTTAGAACTTTTTCTATTCATTTTACTTAATATTTTATCACTTATATGCTGAATTGGCATATCAATATACTTGACAATTTTTTTTGAGTCTTTAATTGTTTTAATCAGACGCTTATTGATGTTATCTGGATATAGGTATAAAAGTCTAATCCATTCTATTTTCTCGGTGTTTTCTAGGTCTTTTAGCAAATCAGCTAAATCGTAGGTTTTATTATAAGAATAGCTGGTAATGTCTTGGGCTATCAAGATAATTTCTTTTACACCTTGAGCAGCTAAAATTTTTGCTTCAGCCAGAATATCTTGCGGTGCTTTAAAGTAAGTGCCACCTCTCAGTGAGGGTATTTTGCAAAAAGAACAACCATGATTACATCCATCCCCAATTTTTAAATAAGCGTAGTGGGCTGGAGTTGCTAAGACCCTGTAGTCTTGCTCAATTAAATTCATTTTTCTTTCTTCAAAAATTTTTGTGGGAGTTTCTTGCAAGGAGTTTATTAGTTTATTGATTTTTGATATTGCGCCAGTATTAAGAATGCCGTCTATAAAAGGATATTCTTCAAGAATTTTTTCCTTCATTTCTTCAACATAACAGCCAGCTACAATAATTTTCCGTCGAGGGTTGTACTCTTTCCAATCCTTCAGGTCATACAGATTTTCAATAGTTTCTTCGGTCGCAGAATCAATAAAGGTGCAGGTATTTAGAACCATAACATCAGCATCATCCATTTCGTTGGTGAGTTGGTGTTCTGTTATTATGTGTCCAATCATTGTTTCTGTATCAACAAGATTTTTAGGGCAGCCTAAACTGATAAATCCTATATTAATGGTTGACCTCTTTAGCTTTTTTTAAGCAGATCTACTTTATCTAGTTTTTCCCATGGAAAGATGTCTCTTCCGAAGTGACCATATTTTGCGGTTGCTTCATATATTGGTCTCTTTAGTTTAAAGGTATCAATAATATCTTTAGGTTTTAACGGGAAATGCTTATAAATTAGATCTGTTATTTTTTCTTCTGACATTTTTCCTGTTCCGAATGTTTCAACAAAAATAGAAACTGGCTCGGCTTTACCAATTGCGTAGGCAAGTTGGATTTCACATTTATCGGCAAGTCCAGCTGCTACTAAATTTTTAGCAATATACCTTGCTACGTAAGCTGCGGATCTATCTACTTTTGAAGGATCCTTGCCACTAAAAGCTCCACCACCATGACGGCTCATTCCGCCATATGTATCGACGATAATCTTTCTTCCCGTTAATCCACAGTCACCCATCGGTCCGCCAATAACAAATCTGCCAGTAGGATTAATGAAAATATTCTCATCTTTAATGTCTTTTAACAATTCTTTTGGAATGGTTGTTTTAATGACCTTTTCAATGATGTCTTTTCTTAATTGTTCAAGAGTCACATCTTCACTGTGTTGCGTGGAAACAACAATAGCGTCAATGCCTTTTGGACCATTTTCATCATAATGGACAGAAACCTGTGATTTACTGTCTGGCTTTAAATATGGCAATACTTTTGTTTTTCTAAGCTCAGTTAATTTGATTAACAACTTGTGAGAGAGCATAATTGGTAGAGGCATAAGTTCTGGTGTTTCGTTGCTTGCATAGCCAAACATGATTCCTTGGTCGCCAGCACCCTGTTCTCTGTATAGCCCCGCTCCTTCTGTTACTCCTTGAGAGATATCAGGAGATTGCTGACCAATCGCATTCATTACCGCACAGGTTTTATAATCAAAGCCGTCACTAGAATCAGCATATCCAATTTCCTTCACAGTTCTTCTGACTAGTTCTTCATAATTAATAACAGCCCTGGTTGTGATTTCTCCTGAAATAATGACTATTCCTGTTTTAATCATAGTTTCACAGGCAACTCTAGACTCAGGGTCTTGCGCTAAGCAAGCATCTAATATTGCATCACTTATTTGGTCTGCCATCTTGTCTGGATGTCCTTCAGAAACGCTTTCTGAGGTAAATACACATTCATGTCTTTTTCTCATTATAATTCTCCTGTGTTTAATTTTTTTTTAAT is part of the Candidatus Margulisiibacteriota bacterium genome and harbors:
- the pgsA gene encoding CDP-diacylglycerol--glycerol-3-phosphate 3-phosphatidyltransferase, producing MTLANKITLFRIASIPFLVILLLSTKIPNHQIISLCFFLIIAFSDFLDGYIARKHNQISDLGKLLDPLADKILVTTVLLFFTQYGKIEFYWTAIIIFREYAVLGLRSVAALKNIVIKADIYGKFKTVLQFTLICFLIMDFPGYTLLLLLTVLVTILSGVNYFLKNKEVLNG
- the rimO gene encoding 30S ribosomal protein S12 methylthiotransferase RimO, coding for MSLGCPKNLVDTETMIGHIITEHQLTNEMDDADVMVLNTCTFIDSATEETIENLYDLKDWKEYNPRRKIIVAGCYVEEMKEKILEEYPFIDGILNTGAISKINKLINSLQETPTKIFEERKMNLIEQDYRVLATPAHYAYLKIGDGCNHGCSFCKIPSLRGGTYFKAPQDILAEAKILAAQGVKEIILIAQDITSYSYNKTYDLADLLKDLENTEKIEWIRLLYLYPDNINKRLIKTIKDSKKIVKYIDMPIQHISDKILSKMNRKSSKQRIIDVINLIRKELPEAKLRTTVIVGFPGEDENDFAELNSFIDQTKFDHLGVFAYSDQKNTVSFKLKGKLEEQTKEKRAKMIIKTQKSISKKLNKSYIGQELEILVDNMNGGRRYFDAPEIDGFVFIENIQPKDIGQFKTVKIKKALQYDLIGELT
- the metK gene encoding methionine adenosyltransferase, with protein sequence MRKRHECVFTSESVSEGHPDKMADQISDAILDACLAQDPESRVACETMIKTGIVIISGEITTRAVINYEELVRRTVKEIGYADSSDGFDYKTCAVMNAIGQQSPDISQGVTEGAGLYREQGAGDQGIMFGYASNETPELMPLPIMLSHKLLIKLTELRKTKVLPYLKPDSKSQVSVHYDENGPKGIDAIVVSTQHSEDVTLEQLRKDIIEKVIKTTIPKELLKDIKDENIFINPTGRFVIGGPMGDCGLTGRKIIVDTYGGMSRHGGGAFSGKDPSKVDRSAAYVARYIAKNLVAAGLADKCEIQLAYAIGKAEPVSIFVETFGTGKMSEEKITDLIYKHFPLKPKDIIDTFKLKRPIYEATAKYGHFGRDIFPWEKLDKVDLLKKS